A single region of the Ziziphus jujuba cultivar Dongzao chromosome 10, ASM3175591v1 genome encodes:
- the LOC107410928 gene encoding uncharacterized protein LOC107410928, translated as MLTHHSALFYSNENCQQLSEANQSKSEKGFEFQTLNFLTIPVGTIIRLSFDKSTVKTGCMNNLYKSVENIDVKHFHSRAFKQMLLSPRNNAESHCRKLKLKIDDQTTKYFAYSNGATTCSGLLSHYEGCLCRCRRSMDYEVLMRKGESKTPFFSDKDGGVFVKGLSRFIISDDLQVTPLTTAASFSLFSKLGIMDWSGIENNIFYLRVDEALNLLICSSVSKTPLTETLLKHKVATELNTGNFNQGKPVEYQMEEEKNIRDGKVTIKPMVSKSKKKVCYAEAKKDFMSLLFSFLTIPLGHFVKQKCSSSLNGCIDHLYKSVQDLDEQCLKTNYHKELLVSPKLASGIGYQNDLLGIEEAHPPNYYGGNIGIFAYITSDKSFIPSYESKMITELKVVDPKSHYKDGENGEGFITGQAIFTATDGLIIRPISPILGLSILNELKVPFSDIEEQTMLVCKKEVSFTNLLNSF; from the exons ATGTTAACTCACCATTCAGCATTGTTTTACTCTAATGAGAAT TGCCAGCAGCTATCTGAAGCTAATCAAAGCAAATCGGAAAAAGGATTCGAGTTTCAAACTCTCaa ttttttgacaATTCCTGTGGGAACAATTATCAGGCTTTCCTTTGACAAATCAACAGTGAAGACAGGTTGCATGAACAACTTATACAAAAGCGTTGAGAATATTGATGTTAAGCATTTCCATTCTAGAGCATTCAAGCAGATGTTGCTAAGTCCTCGCAATAATGCCGAATCTCATTGCAGGAAGCTGAAGCTTAAAATAGATGATCAGACTACTAAGTACTTTGCCTACAGCAATGGGGCCACAACTTGTTCCGGGCTATTAAGTCATTACGAAGGTTGTCTTTGTAGATGTAGAAGATCCATGGATTATGAAGTACTTATGAGAAAAGGAGAGTCAAAAACGCCTTTTTTTAGTGATAAAGATGGAGGTGTATTTGTCAAAGGGTTGAGCAGATTCATAATCAGTGATGATTTACAAGTGACGCCCCTGACCACTGCAGCAAGCTTCTCTTTGTTTTCCAAgcttggaatcatggattggaGTGGCATTGAGAATAACATTTTCTATCTACGGGTTGATGAG GCTCTGAATTTGCTAATATGCTCATCAGTATCAAAAACACCATTGACAGAAACTCTTCTGAAGCATAAAGTAGCGACCGAGTTAAACACAGGAAATTTTAATCAAGGAAAACCTGTTGAATACCAAATGGAAGAAGAGAAGAATATTCGAGATGGAAAGGTTACTATCAAGCCTATGGTGAGCAAATCTAAAAAGAAAGTATGTTATGCAGAAGCAAAGAAAGACTTTATGAGTTTGCTCTTCAGTTTCCTAACCATTCCACTTGGGCATTTTGTGAAACAAAAATGTAGCAGTTCTTTGAATGGATGCATAGATCACTTGTACAAGAGTGTACAAGATCTTGATGAGCAATGCTTGAAGACCAATTACCATAAGGAACTACTAGTTAGTCCCAAGCTTGCCTCTGGCATTGGTTATCAGAATGATTTATTAGGAATTGAAGAAGCACATCCTCCAAATTATTATGGGGGCAACATAGGCATCTTTGCATATATTACTAGCGATAAAAGTTTTATTCCTTCTTATGAAAGTAAAATGATAACCGAACTGAAAGTTGTGGATCCAAAATCTCATTACAAAGACGGAGAAAATGGTGAAGGATTTATAACAGGACAGGCAATTTTCACAGCGACAGATGGTCTGATAATAAGACCTATATCTCCAATCTTAGGCCTTTCCATTCTCAATGAATTGAAGGTACCTTTTAGTGACATTGAGGAACAAACTATGCTTGTGTGCAAGAAGGAGGTAAGCTTCACTAATCTTCTTAACTCTTTTTAA